In Nocardia yunnanensis, one DNA window encodes the following:
- a CDS encoding alpha/beta hydrolase, whose protein sequence is MPVRYTVTKAVRQVVLGTCALTACAALIATATPAVADARDLGRLGGVELLDGAWSFDKAAASLGFSYTTADQHDNQARATAALYLPPGLPPQGGWPLVVWAHGTVGIGNDCAPSHRPQSDRNRAYFDEILAHGYAVLAPDYQGLGTGGNFSYYNTAVESRSLLDAVTAVRALPVPLTSHWVLIGQSEGAHAVMSAAALYARNPTYARGLTGVIATGLRTDPAKSLREMFRASSTGSANQVGYAGYYLAALEDRNPGSVLPYLSDFGRQYVEKAATECLSDLVADAQSRRPAALVTDPDTPTPTFDADIRSLVAYQEDVIPADLMIGYGTADIDVPPTDTPAYGPALQSHNPWVTITTTAYPGKDHSGAFLASLPDALTFLQSHLP, encoded by the coding sequence ATGCCGGTTCGATACACGGTCACGAAAGCCGTCCGGCAGGTCGTACTCGGCACGTGTGCCCTGACCGCCTGCGCGGCCCTGATCGCCACCGCGACGCCCGCGGTAGCCGACGCCCGGGACCTGGGCCGATTGGGTGGCGTCGAATTGCTCGATGGGGCATGGTCTTTCGACAAGGCGGCGGCGTCCCTCGGCTTCAGCTACACGACCGCTGATCAGCACGACAATCAGGCTCGCGCCACCGCCGCGCTCTATCTTCCGCCCGGTCTCCCTCCACAGGGCGGCTGGCCGCTGGTGGTCTGGGCGCACGGCACCGTCGGCATCGGCAATGACTGCGCTCCGTCGCATCGGCCCCAATCCGACCGCAACCGGGCCTATTTCGACGAGATCCTCGCGCACGGCTACGCCGTCCTCGCCCCCGACTATCAGGGCTTGGGCACCGGCGGCAATTTCTCCTACTACAACACCGCCGTCGAATCCCGTTCGCTGCTCGACGCGGTGACCGCCGTGCGTGCCCTGCCCGTCCCCCTGACCAGTCACTGGGTGCTCATCGGCCAGTCCGAGGGCGCGCACGCGGTCATGAGCGCCGCCGCCCTCTACGCTCGAAACCCCACCTACGCCCGGGGACTCACCGGCGTCATCGCCACGGGCCTGCGCACCGACCCCGCCAAGAGCCTGCGCGAGATGTTCCGCGCCTCCTCCACCGGCTCCGCCAACCAGGTCGGATACGCCGGCTACTACCTCGCCGCCCTCGAGGACCGCAACCCCGGCAGCGTCCTGCCCTACCTCTCCGACTTCGGCAGGCAGTACGTGGAAAAAGCTGCCACCGAATGCCTTTCGGACCTGGTGGCCGACGCCCAGTCCCGCCGTCCCGCCGCCCTCGTCACCGACCCCGACACCCCGACCCCCACCTTCGACGCCGACATCCGCTCCCTCGTCGCCTACCAGGAAGACGTCATCCCCGCCGATCTCATGATCGGCTACGGCACCGCCGACATCGACGTCCCGCCCACCGACACCCCCGCCTACGGCCCCGCCCTCCAATCCCACAACCCCTGGGTCACCATCACCACCACCGCCTACCCCGGCAAAGACCACAGCGGGGCCTTCCTCGCCTCCCTCCCCGACGCCCTCACCTTCCTACAGTCCCACCTCCCCTGA
- the hutI gene encoding imidazolonepropionase, which yields MNAASMAITGIAELTTNTDEFGVLHDAALVIEGERVSWVGPSRSVPDADRRVDVGGRAVLPGWVDSHTHLVFAGDRTAEFAARMNGVPYSAGGIRTTVEATRVASDGLLAENLHRLRAEALRQGTTYLETKTGYGLTVADEKRCAALAAEAVDEVTFLGAHVVPADFTPDSYVDLVCGPMLGAVAEHVRWIDVFCETGAFDAAQSARVLQAGRAHGLGLRIHGNQLGPGPGVQLAVSHAAASVDHCTHLTDADIEALAASTTVATLLPACDLSTRQPLAPARRLLDAGARIALATNANPGSSYTTSMAYCVTTAVLQMGLTLPEALWAATAGGAQALAHDLSAPGAVGVLRPGARADLHILDAPAAIHLAYRPGIPLTWSVWHRGEPAHPRSGEVGL from the coding sequence ATGAACGCGGCTTCCATGGCCATCACCGGGATCGCCGAATTGACCACGAACACCGATGAATTCGGTGTTCTCCACGATGCGGCCTTGGTGATCGAGGGTGAGCGCGTGAGCTGGGTCGGGCCGTCGCGGTCGGTGCCGGATGCCGATCGCCGCGTCGACGTCGGTGGGCGAGCGGTGCTGCCCGGCTGGGTCGACAGCCATACGCACCTGGTGTTCGCGGGTGATCGCACCGCGGAGTTCGCGGCGCGCATGAATGGAGTTCCCTACTCGGCGGGCGGTATACGTACCACCGTCGAAGCGACCCGTGTGGCCAGTGACGGACTCCTCGCCGAGAACCTCCACCGGCTACGCGCCGAGGCGCTCCGGCAGGGCACCACGTATCTGGAGACCAAGACGGGCTACGGACTGACCGTTGCGGATGAAAAGCGTTGTGCCGCACTGGCAGCCGAGGCGGTGGACGAGGTGACTTTTCTGGGCGCTCACGTGGTCCCGGCCGACTTCACCCCCGACTCGTACGTGGACCTGGTCTGCGGCCCCATGCTCGGGGCGGTGGCCGAGCATGTGCGCTGGATCGACGTCTTCTGCGAGACCGGCGCTTTCGACGCCGCGCAATCCGCGCGTGTACTGCAAGCCGGTCGGGCTCACGGCCTGGGCCTCCGCATCCACGGCAACCAGCTCGGCCCCGGACCCGGCGTCCAACTGGCCGTCTCCCACGCCGCCGCCAGCGTCGACCACTGCACCCACCTCACCGACGCCGACATCGAGGCCCTCGCCGCCTCCACCACCGTGGCCACCCTGCTCCCCGCCTGCGACCTCTCCACCCGCCAACCCCTCGCCCCCGCCCGCCGCCTCCTGGACGCCGGAGCGCGAATAGCCCTGGCCACCAACGCCAACCCCGGCAGTTCCTACACCACCTCGATGGCCTACTGCGTGACCACCGCGGTCCTGCAAATGGGCCTGACCCTCCCCGAAGCCCTCTGGGCCGCCACCGCCGGTGGCGCCCAAGCCCTAGCCCACGACCTGTCCGCCCCAGGCGCGGTCGGTGTGCTGCGCCCGGGCGCTCGAGCCGACCTCCACATACTCGACGCCCCCGCCGCCATTCACCTCGCCTACCGCCCCGGCATACCCCTCACTTGGTCGGTGTGGCACCGAGGCGAACCGGCGCACCCTCGCTCAGGGGAGGTGGGACTGTAG
- a CDS encoding formimidoylglutamate deiminase, with amino-acid sequence MSTYWFPRAWLPSGVSEAVRIDVADGIITSVTPGSPPAGNRLSGMAVPGFANGHSHAFHRALRGRTYADRGRFWSWRDRMYTVARRLEPDSYYRLARVVYAEMVLAGYTSVAEFHYLHHPGHGQRYADPNEFSHALVAAAEEAGIRLTLLDACYVAGGFGKPTEGVQQRFDDGDAEAWARRVESFVPAGDLVIAGAAVHSVRAVPAEQIAVVVRAAAGRPLHVHVSEQPRENEECLAVHGCTPTRLLSAAGALGPRTVAVHATHLTAEDMTELSGGWVCLCPSTEADLGDGIGPGRALADAGTGLSLGSDGQSIIDPWFEARALELHERLGSGRRGRFEVGELLSAATAHAASGWSNTGTIAPGRDADLVCVDTESVRTAGVDGPGILFAATASDVTDVMIAGRWVVRDRCHRTITDVAAALDTEIGALWR; translated from the coding sequence ATGAGCACCTATTGGTTTCCGCGCGCCTGGCTGCCGAGCGGGGTGAGCGAGGCGGTGCGTATCGACGTCGCCGACGGGATCATCACCTCGGTCACACCGGGTTCGCCGCCCGCTGGAAATCGGCTGTCCGGCATGGCTGTTCCCGGATTCGCCAACGGTCACTCCCATGCGTTTCACCGGGCGTTGCGTGGACGGACCTACGCGGATCGAGGCCGCTTCTGGAGCTGGCGGGACCGGATGTACACGGTGGCACGGCGATTGGAGCCGGACTCCTACTACCGGCTGGCGCGGGTGGTGTACGCAGAGATGGTGCTGGCGGGATACACCAGCGTCGCGGAGTTCCACTACCTGCATCATCCCGGGCACGGGCAGCGGTATGCCGATCCCAACGAGTTCTCGCATGCGCTGGTCGCGGCGGCGGAGGAGGCGGGGATTCGGTTGACGCTGCTCGATGCGTGCTATGTGGCCGGGGGATTCGGGAAGCCGACCGAGGGGGTGCAGCAGCGGTTCGATGATGGGGACGCGGAGGCGTGGGCGCGGCGGGTCGAATCCTTCGTGCCGGCCGGGGATCTGGTGATCGCCGGAGCGGCGGTGCATTCGGTGCGGGCGGTGCCCGCCGAGCAGATTGCGGTGGTGGTGCGTGCCGCTGCCGGCCGCCCGCTGCACGTGCATGTGTCGGAGCAGCCTCGGGAGAACGAGGAATGTCTCGCGGTGCACGGTTGCACGCCGACTCGATTGCTCTCGGCGGCAGGAGCTCTCGGTCCCCGAACCGTGGCCGTGCACGCGACGCACCTGACGGCCGAGGACATGACGGAACTGTCCGGCGGCTGGGTCTGCCTGTGTCCCAGCACCGAAGCCGATCTCGGTGACGGGATCGGGCCCGGACGCGCGCTCGCCGACGCGGGGACGGGGCTGTCGCTCGGCAGTGACGGGCAGTCGATCATCGATCCCTGGTTCGAGGCGCGGGCGCTGGAACTGCACGAGCGGCTCGGCAGCGGGCGGCGTGGGCGGTTCGAGGTCGGGGAACTGCTGTCCGCCGCTACCGCACATGCCGCATCGGGGTGGAGCAATACGGGAACGATCGCGCCCGGCCGGGATGCGGATCTGGTGTGCGTGGACACCGAATCGGTGCGTACGGCGGGGGTTGACGGTCCCGGAATCCTCTTCGCGGCAACGGCATCGGATGTCACGGACGTGATGATCGCGGGACGCTGGGTGGTGCGCGACCGATGCCACCGAACCATCACCGATGTCGCGGCAGCCCTCGACACCGAGATCGGAGCGCTATGGCGATGA
- the hutU gene encoding urocanate hydratase, with the protein MTRMVRAARGTVLSARGWQTEAAWRMLHNNLDPEVAERPEDLVVYGGAGKAARDWPSFDAISRTLLELALDETLLVQSGRPVGVLRTHEWAPRVLIANSNLVPDWANWPEFRRLEAAGLTMYGQMTAGSWIYIGTQGILQGTYETFAAVAAKRFGGSLAGTLTLTAGLGGMGGAQPLAVTMNGGVALCVECDPRHARRRVDTRYLDEIADDMDDALRRVLAAKAERRALSVGLIGNAAEVLPELLRREVEVDIVTDQTSAHDPLTYLPIGVALEDWDDYAGRKPDEFTLRARDSMALHVGAMVGFLDRGAEVFDYGNSIRGEAKLAGYERAFDFPGFVPAYIRPLFCEGKGPFRWVALSGDPADIAATDRAMLELFPDNESLARWIRLAGERVAFQGLPARICWLGYGERRAAGLRFNEMVSRGEVSAPLVIGRDHLDCGSVASPYRETEAMADGSDAIADWPLLNALVNTASGASWVSIHHGGGVGIGRSIHAGQVTVADGTALAAQKIDRVLTNDPGMGVLRHVDAGYPEAEAVARERDVRIPLWEA; encoded by the coding sequence ATGACCAGGATGGTTCGGGCCGCACGCGGAACGGTGCTGAGCGCACGCGGCTGGCAGACCGAGGCGGCATGGCGCATGCTGCACAACAATCTGGATCCCGAGGTCGCCGAACGGCCGGAGGATCTGGTCGTCTACGGCGGCGCCGGGAAGGCGGCCCGGGACTGGCCCAGTTTCGACGCCATCTCCCGGACCCTGCTGGAGTTGGCGCTGGACGAGACGCTGCTGGTGCAGTCCGGGCGGCCGGTGGGCGTGCTGCGAACGCACGAATGGGCGCCGCGGGTGCTCATCGCCAACTCGAATCTGGTGCCGGATTGGGCGAATTGGCCGGAATTCCGGCGGCTCGAGGCGGCCGGGCTCACCATGTACGGGCAGATGACGGCAGGGTCGTGGATCTATATCGGCACCCAGGGGATTCTGCAGGGCACCTACGAGACGTTCGCGGCGGTGGCGGCCAAGCGATTCGGCGGCAGCCTGGCCGGAACCCTCACGCTCACCGCCGGTCTCGGCGGGATGGGCGGGGCGCAGCCGTTGGCCGTCACTATGAACGGCGGAGTGGCGCTGTGCGTCGAATGCGACCCACGGCACGCGCGGCGCCGGGTCGACACCCGGTATCTGGACGAGATCGCCGACGATATGGACGATGCGCTGCGGCGGGTGCTGGCCGCCAAGGCCGAGCGGCGGGCGCTGTCGGTCGGGCTGATCGGCAATGCCGCCGAGGTGCTCCCGGAACTGCTGCGCCGCGAGGTGGAGGTGGACATCGTCACCGACCAGACCTCGGCGCACGATCCGCTGACCTATCTTCCGATCGGGGTCGCCCTCGAGGACTGGGACGACTACGCGGGCCGTAAGCCCGACGAATTCACGCTGCGCGCACGGGATTCCATGGCGCTCCATGTCGGGGCGATGGTGGGATTTCTGGATCGCGGCGCGGAGGTGTTCGACTACGGCAACTCGATTCGGGGGGAGGCGAAACTCGCGGGCTACGAACGGGCCTTCGACTTTCCCGGGTTCGTGCCCGCCTACATTCGGCCGCTGTTCTGCGAGGGCAAGGGGCCGTTCCGCTGGGTGGCGCTGTCGGGGGATCCCGCCGATATCGCGGCCACCGACCGCGCCATGCTCGAGCTGTTCCCGGACAACGAATCGCTGGCGCGGTGGATTCGGCTGGCGGGGGAGCGGGTGGCGTTCCAGGGGCTGCCCGCCCGGATCTGCTGGCTGGGTTACGGCGAGCGGCGGGCGGCCGGGTTGCGGTTCAACGAAATGGTCTCGCGCGGTGAGGTTTCCGCGCCCCTCGTGATCGGGCGCGATCACCTCGACTGCGGTTCGGTGGCGTCGCCGTATCGGGAGACCGAGGCAATGGCCGACGGGTCCGACGCCATCGCCGACTGGCCGCTGCTCAACGCGCTGGTCAATACCGCCTCGGGGGCGAGCTGGGTGTCGATTCACCACGGTGGCGGGGTCGGCATCGGACGGTCCATCCACGCGGGGCAGGTGACCGTCGCGGACGGGACCGCGCTCGCCGCGCAGAAGATCGACCGGGTGCTGACCAACGATCCCGGGATGGGGGTGCTGCGGCATGTGGACGCGGGGTACCCGGAGGCGGAGGCCGTCGCTCGTGAGCGAGATGTGCGAATTCCGCTGTGGGAAGCCTGA
- the hutH gene encoding histidine ammonia-lyase encodes MTRIGSQRVPVGAEPLSRAAVVAVARYGAGVEVSAAALDELARVRRHIDELAHSDRPVYGVSTGFGALALRHIPPDRRIDLQRSLIRSHAAGAGAPVEPEVVRAMMLLRLRTLLSGYTGVRPETARALAGLLDSGLIPVVPEYGSLGCSGDLAPLAAVALALMGEGSVLGPDGPRPIGPALAEHGLTPITLAEKEGLALTNGTDGMLGMLVLDLEDLHRLFDLADVTAAMSVEAQLGTDRVFAAELQALRPHPGQAVAAARMWAALAGSEIVASHRGADCPRVQDAYSLRCAPQVHGAARDTLAHAAAVADRELASAIDNPVVLGDGRVESNGNFHGAPVGYVLDFLAIAVADVASIAERRTDRMLDVHRSHGLPAFLAADPGVDSGYMIAQYTQAGAVSELKRCAAPASVDSIPSSAMQEDHVSMGWAAARKLRRAVDGLTTVLAVELLTAARALDFRAPLRPAPATGALRDLVRERVPGPGPDRHLAPDIAAVVDLVRSGAADHLLALGVSS; translated from the coding sequence ATGACGCGAATCGGATCGCAGCGGGTACCGGTTGGCGCGGAACCCTTGAGCCGGGCCGCGGTGGTGGCGGTGGCGCGCTACGGGGCGGGCGTGGAGGTGTCCGCCGCGGCCCTCGACGAGTTGGCGCGGGTGCGCCGGCACATCGACGAACTCGCGCACAGCGATCGGCCGGTCTACGGGGTGTCCACCGGATTCGGCGCGCTCGCCCTGCGGCATATACCGCCGGATCGGCGAATCGATTTGCAGCGCTCGCTGATTCGCTCGCACGCCGCCGGCGCGGGCGCGCCCGTGGAACCGGAGGTGGTGCGGGCCATGATGCTGCTGCGACTGCGCACACTGCTGTCCGGATACACCGGGGTGCGGCCCGAGACCGCGCGGGCGCTGGCGGGGCTGCTCGACAGCGGGCTGATCCCGGTGGTGCCGGAATACGGTTCGCTGGGCTGCTCGGGCGATCTGGCGCCGCTCGCCGCGGTGGCGCTGGCACTGATGGGGGAGGGCTCGGTACTCGGGCCGGACGGTCCGCGCCCGATCGGGCCGGCGTTGGCCGAGCACGGGCTCACGCCGATCACCTTGGCGGAGAAGGAAGGACTGGCGCTCACCAACGGCACCGACGGCATGCTGGGCATGCTGGTGCTGGACCTCGAGGATCTGCACCGGCTGTTCGATCTCGCCGACGTCACCGCCGCCATGAGCGTGGAGGCGCAACTGGGGACCGACCGGGTGTTCGCCGCGGAACTGCAAGCGCTGCGGCCGCATCCGGGGCAGGCGGTGGCGGCGGCGCGGATGTGGGCGGCGCTGGCCGGATCCGAGATCGTGGCCAGCCATCGCGGTGCGGACTGCCCGCGCGTGCAGGACGCGTACTCGCTGCGCTGCGCACCGCAGGTGCACGGGGCGGCGCGCGACACGCTGGCGCACGCCGCCGCGGTCGCCGATCGCGAATTGGCTTCCGCCATCGACAATCCCGTGGTGCTGGGAGACGGGCGGGTGGAGTCCAACGGGAACTTCCACGGCGCGCCCGTCGGGTACGTCCTCGACTTCCTGGCCATCGCGGTCGCGGATGTGGCGAGCATTGCCGAGCGGCGGACCGACCGCATGCTGGACGTGCACCGCTCGCACGGACTGCCCGCGTTCCTGGCCGCCGATCCGGGAGTGGACTCCGGGTACATGATCGCGCAGTACACACAGGCCGGGGCGGTGTCGGAGCTGAAGCGCTGTGCCGCACCGGCTTCGGTGGACTCCATCCCGTCCAGCGCCATGCAGGAGGACCATGTGTCCATGGGCTGGGCGGCGGCTCGCAAGCTGCGGCGCGCGGTGGACGGGCTGACGACGGTGCTGGCCGTCGAACTGCTCACCGCGGCACGGGCATTGGACTTCCGGGCGCCGCTGCGGCCCGCACCGGCGACGGGTGCGCTGCGGGATCTGGTGCGGGAGCGCGTGCCCGGGCCGGGACCGGACCGGCATCTCGCGCCGGATATCGCCGCCGTGGTCGACCTGGTGCGGTCGGGTGCGGCGGATCACCTGCTAGCACTGGGGGTTTCGTCATGA
- a CDS encoding SAM-dependent methyltransferase produces the protein MDPFRPNPARVYNYMLGGKDNYDADREYGDRMLAVAPDTKVTAWHSRRFLLQAVRWAAQEGIRQFVDIGAGIPIEPNVHEVAQEIDDTAIVASIDFDPVVHAHSNALLTGATGVTPILADIREPDKVLELARTDAGIDFSKPVAILIVGVLHFVMDDEKPFEAVARLREAMVPGSLLVIQHASTNTHPFFKNTSTTNAVDTPSQPAFRPPEEVRRFFEGLEMIDPGLAPANEWLEGNQQSTRLVVLCGIGRKN, from the coding sequence GTGGACCCGTTCCGACCCAACCCTGCTCGGGTGTACAACTACATGCTCGGCGGCAAGGACAATTACGACGCCGACCGGGAATACGGCGATCGGATGCTCGCGGTGGCGCCCGATACCAAGGTCACCGCATGGCACAGTCGCCGCTTTCTGCTGCAGGCGGTTCGGTGGGCCGCGCAGGAGGGCATCCGCCAGTTCGTCGATATCGGCGCGGGCATTCCAATCGAGCCGAATGTGCACGAGGTGGCACAGGAGATCGACGACACCGCCATCGTCGCGTCCATCGATTTCGATCCGGTGGTCCACGCTCACAGCAATGCGCTGCTGACCGGCGCCACGGGTGTGACACCGATCCTCGCCGACATTCGCGAACCCGACAAAGTTCTCGAATTGGCGCGCACCGACGCGGGAATCGACTTCTCGAAGCCCGTCGCGATTCTGATCGTCGGAGTGCTGCACTTCGTCATGGACGACGAGAAGCCCTTCGAGGCCGTCGCCCGCCTGCGCGAGGCCATGGTCCCCGGTAGCCTGCTGGTCATCCAGCACGCCTCCACCAACACCCACCCGTTCTTCAAGAACACCTCCACCACCAATGCCGTCGACACCCCGTCGCAGCCCGCATTCCGGCCGCCGGAAGAGGTGCGGCGCTTCTTCGAGGGCCTGGAGATGATCGACCCCGGCCTCGCCCCCGCCAACGAATGGCTCGAGGGCAACCAGCAGTCGACCCGGCTGGTCGTGCTGTGCGGCATCGGCCGGAAGAACTGA
- a CDS encoding alpha/beta fold hydrolase, whose product MRTSLRALAVCAATTLLCSIPVLAQADQPAAGHCQDVSFPVPQGTVAGTLCLPDGPTDAVMILMSGSNYNHVYWDFPYQPETYNFRQAMNRAGYATLVADRLGNGDSSKPPALTLTAQTTADALHVMVQAMRHGLVGNAPFTKVVTAGHSLTSSTSMMEALGNHDVDGIILTGYSHTLSVPDVLGVISTYHPAIEEPEFVGRGYDSSYLVARAGTRAANFYGVGYDPQVVALDEATKEAFSLTEYPDGLLTTLPGESSLLNIPVLLVDGGRDRLACGPGFGICTDSATLQAAENPYFTPAAKLRTFVLPDSGHAINLAPNTGDYRAVVIDWMKSVTG is encoded by the coding sequence GTGCGCACCTCGTTACGGGCGCTGGCCGTGTGTGCGGCCACGACCCTGTTGTGTTCGATCCCGGTCCTCGCCCAGGCCGATCAGCCGGCGGCGGGCCACTGTCAGGACGTGAGTTTCCCGGTGCCGCAAGGCACGGTCGCGGGGACGCTGTGCCTGCCCGACGGGCCGACCGACGCGGTCATGATCCTGATGTCGGGGTCCAACTACAACCATGTCTACTGGGATTTCCCGTATCAGCCCGAGACCTACAACTTCCGGCAGGCCATGAACCGGGCCGGATACGCGACGCTGGTGGCGGACCGGCTCGGCAACGGGGACAGCAGCAAACCGCCGGCGCTGACGCTGACCGCGCAGACGACCGCGGACGCCCTGCACGTCATGGTGCAGGCGATGCGGCACGGGCTGGTGGGCAACGCGCCGTTCACCAAGGTCGTCACCGCCGGGCATTCGCTGACCTCCAGCACCTCCATGATGGAGGCGCTGGGCAATCACGATGTCGACGGCATCATCCTGACCGGCTACTCGCACACCCTCAGCGTGCCGGACGTGCTCGGGGTGATCAGCACCTATCATCCGGCCATCGAGGAGCCCGAATTCGTCGGGCGCGGTTACGATTCCAGCTATCTGGTGGCGCGGGCGGGCACCCGTGCCGCCAACTTCTACGGCGTCGGCTACGACCCGCAGGTGGTCGCCCTCGACGAGGCGACCAAGGAAGCGTTCTCGCTCACCGAGTATCCCGACGGCCTGCTGACCACGCTGCCGGGCGAGTCGAGCCTGTTGAACATTCCGGTGCTGCTGGTCGACGGCGGCCGCGATCGGCTGGCCTGCGGACCGGGCTTCGGCATCTGCACCGACAGCGCGACACTGCAGGCCGCCGAGAACCCCTACTTCACGCCCGCCGCCAAGCTGCGCACCTTCGTGCTGCCCGACAGCGGGCACGCCATCAACCTCGCGCCGAACACGGGCGACTACCGGGCCGTCGTCATCGACTGGATGAAGTCGGTCACGGGCTGA
- a CDS encoding MFS transporter — protein sequence MSEVIDPGVVRTLVPARIDRLPWTRFHTRLVAALGVAWILDGLEITVASAVADTLTKPETLHMSSTAVGLIATVYLAGEVIGALLFGNLSDRLGRRKLFLVTLGVYLIGSGLTAATLGNGAGWVAFLYLTRFIAGMGIGGEYAAINSAIDELIPARYRGRVDIAVNGTYWAGAIIGTLGTFVLLNHMSLSLGWRLGFLIGPVLGLVILVVRRHLPESPRWQIMHGRAREAEQSIEEIEHDVEATGATLPPVDESKAMEVKPTDQIGYLALTRVLFREYPRRAILGASLMISQSFLYNAIFFTYTLVLGKFYGVPSGSTPLYLIAFAVGNLIGPLTIGHLFDTIGRRRMIAGTYVLSGVLLTVSAVLFYAGVLNAITQTVCWCVIFFFASAGASSAYLTVSEIFPLEVRAKAIAVFFAIAQCFGALGPVVYGALIGDGEHPVRLFLGYLLGAAVMIAGGLIAWFLAVDAEGRSLEDVALPLAARRGGTTRAEGAGAPFSA from the coding sequence ATGTCGGAGGTAATCGACCCAGGTGTGGTGCGGACGCTGGTGCCCGCACGAATCGATCGGCTGCCGTGGACGAGATTCCACACCAGACTGGTCGCCGCGCTCGGGGTGGCGTGGATTCTGGACGGCCTGGAGATCACGGTCGCCAGCGCCGTCGCCGACACCCTGACCAAACCCGAGACACTGCACATGTCCTCGACCGCCGTCGGCCTGATCGCGACGGTGTATCTCGCGGGCGAGGTGATCGGCGCGCTGCTGTTCGGCAATCTCTCCGATCGCCTGGGCCGCCGCAAATTGTTCCTGGTGACGCTCGGCGTGTATTTGATCGGAAGCGGTCTCACCGCAGCCACTCTCGGCAATGGCGCGGGCTGGGTGGCATTCCTGTATCTGACCCGTTTCATCGCCGGCATGGGTATCGGCGGCGAGTACGCGGCCATCAATTCCGCCATCGACGAGTTGATTCCAGCGCGCTATCGCGGTCGCGTCGATATCGCGGTCAACGGAACCTATTGGGCCGGCGCGATTATCGGCACGCTCGGCACCTTCGTGCTGCTCAACCATATGAGCCTGTCACTGGGCTGGCGGCTGGGATTCCTCATCGGCCCGGTGCTCGGCCTGGTGATTCTGGTGGTGCGCCGCCATCTTCCGGAGAGCCCCCGCTGGCAGATCATGCACGGCCGCGCCCGCGAGGCCGAGCAGTCGATCGAGGAGATCGAGCACGACGTGGAAGCGACCGGGGCGACGCTGCCGCCGGTGGACGAGTCCAAGGCCATGGAGGTCAAGCCGACCGATCAGATCGGCTATCTGGCCTTGACCCGCGTGCTGTTCCGCGAGTATCCGCGCCGCGCCATACTCGGCGCGAGCCTGATGATCAGCCAGTCGTTCCTGTACAACGCCATCTTCTTCACCTACACGCTGGTGCTGGGCAAGTTCTACGGCGTCCCGTCCGGTTCGACACCGCTGTATCTGATCGCGTTCGCGGTCGGCAATCTGATCGGCCCGCTGACCATCGGACATCTCTTCGACACCATCGGCCGCCGTCGCATGATCGCGGGCACGTATGTGCTTTCCGGTGTGCTGCTGACGGTTTCGGCGGTGCTGTTCTACGCCGGCGTGCTCAATGCCATCACCCAGACCGTCTGCTGGTGTGTCATCTTCTTCTTCGCCTCCGCGGGCGCGAGCTCGGCGTACTTGACCGTCAGCGAGATCTTCCCGCTCGAGGTCCGGGCCAAGGCGATCGCCGTGTTCTTCGCCATCGCACAGTGTTTCGGCGCCCTCGGCCCGGTCGTCTACGGTGCGCTCATCGGCGACGGCGAGCACCCGGTGCGATTGTTCCTCGGCTATCTGCTGGGCGCGGCGGTGATGATCGCCGGCGGGCTGATCGCGTGGTTCCTGGCCGTCGACGCCGAGGGCCGCTCGCTCGAGGATGTCGCGCTGCCGCTGGCCGCCCGGCGCGGCGGCACCACGCGGGCGGAAGGAGCGGGCGCGCCGTTCTCGGCATGA